The segment AAGATCCTTCTTTATTCTGCTTAGCCAGAGGCGTGGAATCCGGCAAAGCCAGTGTGCGCATCCGTATGAAGTCTGGATTTATCCGGTTCATGCAGTCTGCTGTTTCCAGAGCATTTTCACGAGACAACTCCTTCCCCCCAAGCCCCGGCATGAAATACTCGGAAAGCTCCACCCCTGCACGCTTGACTTTTTGCCCCGCTTCTATCTGCCTCGCTTTATCCACTCCCTTTTTTACGGCTTTCAGCACTGCATCCGAACCAGACTCCATGCCGATATGGATACGGTTCAATCCTGCATCGGAGATCCGTTGCATATCTTCGTCGCTGATTTTGGCTATGGATTGGGAACGGGCATAAGAAGTAATACGATCCACATTTGGAAAACATTTTCGAACATGTTCTAATATCTGAATAAGATCATCAGGCGGCATGATCAAACTGTTGCCGTCCTGCAAAAAAATGGATCGCATCATACCGTTGTTGACAAAATTCATCGCTGCATGGGCGACATGTTGATCAAACTCTGCGAACATTCCATAGGTTATGCGCTGTCCGCTCTTTTGTGCTTCCTCGATAAGATCCACTGCCCGGCGCATAGTGTCGATGTCTTGCAGCACGTGCTCGACGGGCCGCACGGAAAACTTAGTCCCTTTGTAAAGTCCGCAAAATGTGCACTGATTCCAAGGGCAATTGCGCGTCAACCTGAGCAACATGCTTCCAGCCTCACTGGGAGGACGGATTGGCCCTTGCTCCACCCCTGTGTATTGTTCAATGGAACGCATTATCAGCTCCCGCCTTCGAAAGATAAGAAGGCATCTTCCAGTTCATTTTTACTGTAGGGAACGACATCGTACATGGGTGAAAGAGGCTCGTCATAAAACATGTCCGGCAGCACATTGTCTTCTTTTTTCAAACCCGCCCGCCTGTTGAAATCAAGCTCCGCCTTCATAATTCGATGTCCGAGTTGAGCCCAATCACTAGAATTAAAGGATCTTCCTGTGATAGCAGAAATTGCTTTGTACATGTTTTCCTGACCGCCAGATTGCGCGAACATGCAAATACCCGTGGCATCCACCGCAGCCATGTTGACCTGAGATGATTCGGACATATTCATGAGCATTTTCGTGGCCCCGCGTGCTCCACCCACAAAACCGGCAGTATGGTCACCTCCCTGTGGCGAAGTTGCGTAGGTCACTCCCATGCCCGGCATGGCGCGGGGGTCATAGCCCGCAATAGATTGCCCTTTGATACTAGGCACGCGAGGATGATTGAAATGAGCTCCGACAGCTTCCGGGCCGTGTCCGACAAGGTCTCCCATGCTGGTCCCCTCAGCAACTTCTTCCACAAGAGCAATCGCTCCGGCTCCATCACCAAACTCAAGATGTCCAGCATCCATAGCAACCGCAATGGCTGTCCCGGTATTCATGGTGTCCAACCCTATGTCGTCGCAAAGGAAATCAAGCTTTGCCACTACATCAAGGTCATCCACGCCGATCATAGCACCCATGGCCCACA is part of the Desulfovibrio sp. JC022 genome and harbors:
- a CDS encoding radical SAM protein yields the protein MRSIEQYTGVEQGPIRPPSEAGSMLLRLTRNCPWNQCTFCGLYKGTKFSVRPVEHVLQDIDTMRRAVDLIEEAQKSGQRITYGMFAEFDQHVAHAAMNFVNNGMMRSIFLQDGNSLIMPPDDLIQILEHVRKCFPNVDRITSYARSQSIAKISDEDMQRISDAGLNRIHIGMESGSDAVLKAVKKGVDKARQIEAGQKVKRAGVELSEYFMPGLGGKELSRENALETADCMNRINPDFIRMRTLALPDSTPLAKQNKEGSFQKMGEVDTAKELLLFLDSLEGITSTIRSDHVLNLFSEVDGTLPHDKDKMTEPIRKFLSLSPEDQLVFCIGRRTHSLSTVADLSDKVKRFHAEQTCAGMGATVENMDEIIDSIIKRFI